TACCAGACAGTTAACATGTCTGTGCTGTTcatattttgtagttttgtaatATAGAAGCACAATCTGAAGAGTAACTGACTAACACACCTGAAGGATTCGTTGCTCTTGCTGCCTCATCCGCTCTGTTTGGGAATGGATATTTCTGAGTCTTGCCTCGTGCTCAGCCTCCACACGTTTAGCCTCCTGCAAGGCTCGCTCTCCCTCCTCATACTTCTCTGCAGCGAGCTGCAAAGAACATGTGCCAAGTATGTTAAATACTGTATACTCCACAAGTGCATTAGAGTCCTACTACAATACATATAGGTCAGTGTGAGGCTAATTTACCTTGCTGAAGGCCTCCACCTCCTGGGCACGTGTTTTGAGTCTCACAGCGGTGCTGCTTATTCTGTCTTTGTCCCTGTCCACTTCCTCTCTTAGTCTTtccacagtctctctctcctgtgcCACAGCCATCTCCTTCTGTTTCAGCTCTCCAGTGCGAAGCTTCAGGTCAGCTTGTTCCtacaacataaacagaaaaaaaacagtcagtccTGAATACTTGGGATActtgagaaaagagaaaagagaaaagagctgACAAAAAGTTTTGGGGATCCTGTAAATCATAGTGAGAAAAACTAAATTTACTTCAGAAATATATCCGCTATATTTAGTGATGTAAACATTATCCTGTCAAGATTGTCAAAACCAGTTGCAGCAAGCACGTCTCTACTGTAAAGCTCACCTGTGCCAGACTGATGATGGagccctctctcttctccaagAGACTGCTGACCTCACGTTCAGCCCTCTCATGCCTCTGCTTCTCCTGGGCGTGGAAGCGGGCCCACTCTGCTGCcagcttcctcctctcctctgcacaAATTTGCATCACTGACTTCTGCTCCTCCAGTAATGCGctctgatggaaacagagagagacaggcagggagaggtgaggaggagaCGCATAGAATCAAGATATAGCTTATGTCTACTATCTAAACTGATAAATGTCAGCCTCACCTTGgctctctccagctcctctctctccatgttGATCTGCATACTGAGGGAACGCCGCTCTTCTTCCAGGCCTCTTTGGGACGACTCTGCCTTGGCCTGCTCTGCAGTCATCTTCCAGCGCTCCTGAAGCATATAAAAACTTGTTCATGTATACATTTGTGCAATACTGCCGTTTCTAAGCAACTGCAGGTAGCCTAAAAATAGTCTGTGTCATTGATTTCTGACCTTCTCAAGCTGTCTCTGCTGCTCATTGAGCTGCGTGTCCATCCTGGAAATGATTTCCTTGAGGTAAGCTCTCTCCTCAGCCATGGCTTTCTGCTGCTGGGCCAGACGGTCCTGCATTACTGAAACGTACATTTAGAGAATGACCTTAACCCACTTGCAATGTGATACAACTATGCTCTCAGACTACTTGTATCTTGACCTATTTGTACATCCTGTTAattatgtaagtgtgtgtgtatgtggagggGTTGTGTATGAAGTACTTCGAAGCTGCTCATCTCTGTGCCGTGCCCCCTGCTCCAGGCCATGggttgtgtgttcatgtgtgctcTCCACTCGAGAAGAGAGCTCTCCCAGCCGAGAGGAGAACTGCTCCATCTGCTCAATCATCACTGTAAGAGACCTGGACAAAGACTGATTGTTAAAGATCTGCTTTGATaagaaaaatgaacaataaaaaaagagcaattcCGGGTTCACTTTCAAAGTAGACTAAAGAATATtttgctgtagttttttttagttttaaaggGGAGTGACATTGTCCTCTGATATTAACTTGCCTGGTCTGAGATGTCGCACTTGTAACTGCATCGATCTCTTCGTCTTTTAACCTCTTCAGTCTCTGGACCTGGTCCTCATGGTCTTTCTTCATCTCCAAGATGGATTTCCTTAATGGCAAAGGAGCAAATATACAACAAATATATGATAAACCTTTGAggtcatttatttatcataGAATGTATTAAACTCATTCTGTTCATCATGTTCAAAGAGGCAGATTTAAtgagacattttacatttacattttacttgATGTTTTGATCAGTaaattacaaagaaaatgtcataatacagtaaagtattttctttatctattgaaatattatttttctcATGACCCATGTAACACCTCCATTGGTTTTACTCATTAAGTATATCACTAAATCACAGTGAGAATGAGCTACAGCATAGCAAATACAGAATTTAAAGACAGATTTACCTCTGAAGGTCTCTGAGCCTCTCCACCTCACGGTCTCTGTCTTGCTGGGCCTGGGCCAGTTTCCGCTGGTACTGAGCCTGCAGCTCTGAGCGCTCCTGCTCAGCCGATCGTGTTACTGTGGCCAGGCGTTCCATTAGGTCTTCACACTCCTGCCGAGCTCGTGTCTCCCTCTGGGCTGCCGATTCCTCGAGCAGCTTCACGCGCGCCCTGAGTATGCACAGAAATACTCGCATGTTaagcatacagacacacataagcTGCTTGAAGTGCAGGGAATTATGCATAATGCATGTTAAGCGTGCACGGGTGCTGCacattttgcacacacacacacacacacacacacggtgtaTTATAATTTTTCAGAGTGAAGTCTGGCAAGCTCTGGGAATAAACTACTTGTGTGCGTTCTCCATGAGTTCCATATCCTGTTTATGTCGCTGCTGGACACTCTCTAGCAACATTTGGCTTTGGTCTCGCTCCAGCTGCAGGGTCTTCACCTGGACAATAACACATAGCAGTTTCAGGCTAGGAAAATTCACGGATGTAACAAAGAAAGGGAAGATGAGGCagcagtgaagtgaagtgaaatacagcagacacacagtaCATATAGTTATGTTTTCCTCTCATCATAGCAACAGCATTCATGTACCTGTCCCTCCAGCTGGATGATGCGAGCCTGCAAAGCGTGATGATCTCCAGgttgctgctctctctccttgAGTCTCTGCAGGGCACCCGTGTCCACAACACCCCCGAGACCCAGCAACTGAGACTGCATCATCTTTAGGAGGAGAGCAGCCAAGTGGAGAACAAACCAGGTGATACATGTGTTCTTACATCTTTAAATAAATCTGCAAGCAGAGGTAAGTAAGTTAGTTACCTGCTGTTGTAGTAACAGCTGCTGCAGACTGTCTGTTGTAAATGTCACCTGTTCAGATATGAAGATATGGaagggattaaaaaaaaaaaaaaggcttattATAGCTTCTTCCGATTAATAATTTCAGGAAAACAACAATACCTGTTGTtggacagctgtttgtgtgttttgcgtTTGGTTTTGCGGTGGAACTGctggaaagaaagcaaacaatCATACCGCTCACATTGGATACCAAAGCATTGGTGAAAAAATGCTGCTGTATCTAAAATTTCTTCATATTTCCCTAAGAGTACCTACACCCCATTGAGCCAGGCAGTACAGTAGATGTAAGGTTGGAAAATGTCAACGGTTGTGAGGTTTCATCCACAACGTGCTTGGGTCCTCCTCGTACCCTGGATTCTTTATTGGATGGGAAGTGGTGGGGCTGGTGGTGGCTAATGCTAGCAGCAGCGACTGATAAGGGGCCAGTGACTTGAGGAGGATAATCTGAAGGATGAGACGGACTAAAAGTGTGTCTGAAGTCTACTTTAGCAAGGAGAGTGGTCGGTGGGGAGGATGTTAAGGTGGGAGGGAGGTGATGCTCATCGGTGGGTGTATGCTCGGTAACTACAGATAGGGATTGTGGTGGAGTTGAAGGGTAAGTGGGAATTATATCTGTATGAGAGGGGTAGATTCAGTAGAATGTGAGTTAATGATTTGCTGAGATTATGAGCATGACGTGATACAAGATGAATGAAGTATTAGTGTGGTTTGTAAGAGAGGAAGGCTTGTAGGTGTGCAGAGGGACACGTCTGTAAAAAATACGACTGTAATGCATTTTGTATTCATCCTATTAGCATAAAATGTAACTGAAGAGTAGTTATTTAGATGAATCGCTGTGCGACTGAGTGAATACCTTGTTTGGTCCTCTCATCTCTGACAGGGGTGGAGTGAGCAGCGGGGCTGGGCTGTCCAAGAAAAGTGTTGCTgcacaacataaaacaagaatgaaaaaaacaggaaatcatcAAAGCCCATGTATTGTCACTTGCGTTGAATTCACATGGAAATCCTACCCAGTTTCCTTGACGGATGCAAGAGTGTCGTCTCTGCTTCTAGGAGCTTGTGAAGTGCTCTGCTTACTGAAAACAAGAGCAGGTAAGAATTTAATACTGAGGAACAAGAGTGGATTCTATCATTGTATAAGTTATTGCCTTTGCTGTTGTGCGTGCTTTCCACAGTACCTAACAAATGACTCCAGATCCACTTCTTCCCCCAGTCCTAGAAAGTCTTCCTGCTTGGAGCTTTTTGCCTCAGAGTTTGAAACTGATTGAGTCTTCTTCCTGCTCAGTGCTCCTGCTAACCagtcgtcctcctcctcttctgtcttccGGCTTTTAGAGACCTctggctttgtttgtttggtgatGTTTTCAGTTGGAGCTGAGGTGTCAGCTGACAATTTTGCAGCAGATGCGGCATGACCACCTGTCAGTGACGACTTTCTCTCTAACAAAGGAGAGGATGGAACCTTTGGAGACTCTGTGGAAGTCTTTTTCTCTTTGGCGTCATCTTCTACATAGTCGTCGTTTGTCTTGAGGCCTAGCCAGTCTGCTGAGTTGCGGGATCGAGCGGAGGTGGGGGCGGCGGTGGGTTTTGGTTTCTTCTCTGGGGTGGAGGCACTGACATCTTCTGTAGAAAATCTGAtgatacaaaaaaatgtcatgcaCCTATTTTGTGCAGTTTATCTTGGCAGGCAAAAAAGcctactgtaacacacacaagtTGGActtcacacacacctgacagacTGTCTGCGGGACTGGCGCCCTTCAGGAGTGGATCCCAATGTGGGCTGATAAGACCCAAATGTGAGGTCGTCTTCTAAAAGTGTCTctgataaattgtaaaaaaaaaaagaagacgaAATTGGCTtcaattatttctttcttttaaaaacagtgcTTGCTCATAGCTGTGCTAAGCAGGAGACAGTGGTGCTCTATTACCTTTCACATTGGAGGTCTTCTCCTGTTGCTGCTTGTCTTGAGACTGAGGCTGGTCCTTCCTCTCACCTGTGGGTGGTCGCTCCAGAAGACGAGGTGAAGTCAAACTCTCCAGAATCTCATCTAGCCGAGTACGAGCTCTCTGAGGCGGCTCGCTTCTGAGATCAAACATAACaacatgatatactgtatgtcacgTTAAGATACAAAACTTTGCCATCTTTGAAAGAACAAGGTAAGTGAAAGCAAAGCAGAGATGTTTTGTAAAAACACTGTCTCGGCAAATCGCATGTGAACAATCAGGATGAGATTCTGAGCAAAGTTTGGCTTTTAGCTGCACTAAAGcagtaattatttattatttcagcaCTATAAATAAGGGCCACAATAAGAGTGAGACGGTGAGagtaaaaacaaatctgttacCTTTCCCTGTTGGGCCAAAGCgcagtttcttttttcttgtttttatcactGTCAAATCCGAGTGCATCCATTATGTCGTCCTTATCGTCCTCAAATGTAAGATCACCTCGTTTTTTTGCTGCATTAgctgatgaaaaaaacacacatacacacacacatatatagtaCCTCAGTGTGTGGTGATTACATGGAAAAATGGAAAGTAAAGGAAAATTTTACAGCTCACTTGTTTCACTCTTTAGGATAGGAGATGCTGAAGGAGATGGCACAGATTTTTCGGGTTTGGTTGGCTGCACGCTAGCTTTAGATTCTGGTTTGGTTTCATCTGGAAGCAAGTCATCAAGCAGGTCATCCAGAGGGTCGTCTAGATCTGCAGAGGAAATTAGattatttactgttttcatACTGTGTTTGGCTAACAGGCTGTAAGGCTGTAAGTTTATGGCTAGACTTATATTACTTACTATAAATACTTAGGATTATTCTGATATCacatacaaaaaacacatacatgttcAAATATATctaaattacattacatattgtgctgccagtttattaggcCTGCACAATTTATACCACGCCAATGAAATAACATTGCTACATCCTATTGTGTGAAGCTCTTTGTGGTCCATTTGATATTAGAAAGATGTTAACTTAAATCTATGGCAAGTTTTGAGGCTCAGATTAGTGGCTGTGATGTATTAGATTGCATTTATTAGGAGGTGTTTCTTATATTCTGTCACCTTCCTGTACTTCATGTAAatagggtggacaaaatatcagaaataccTTTTTTATTGTAAGCTTCACAAATATAGGATTTATTGcaaagctgttgtattggattgtaaTAGATTGTACAGGTGTACTTAAGAAACTGTAACTCAAGTGAGTAACTCAGAGAACAGTACACGTTAATACATTGTCTGGATAATTATTTTTGGGTGTTGGCTTTTTATTGGCTGTGTGTTGGCTTTCTTAAAAGCTGAAGctaaaaaaagcacaatattaGCTCTGCTATTTAATTATTCACAACAGTAGTATTTCAACAAAGTCAATCAACCATCAGATTTGTAAAGTTGAGTGTCACTTTTTAATGTACCAATGCACCTTTAGCGTAAGGTGTCTGACCAagaccttcatcatcatcaaaaccgCTGTCTGAATTCATGCAGCAATTTGAGATAAACAGAGCAGAGTTATCAGTAAACACACAGGGTTTTTCTCTCAGGAGTCACATGAAGCGTGGTCTCagaggtggatggaaacaagaAGCTCACTCACCAGAGAAGGTGAACTTCTTGTAGTTGCGTGCTGTGGACGAAGGTGCAGAGTTTGGTTTCTTCCCTCTTTTGGTGGATTCATCTGAGTGAAGTGGGGGAGACACAACTCTCTCTTTGATTGCTGTTATCAATGTAAAGTTCAGTCAGTTATAAGGTGAGGctaataatgagaaaataattaatgcAAAAACACTCTGTACTGACTTACCTGCTCCCTCTGGTTTTACATTACTCTCTAATGCAGCAGAGTCTTTCTTTGACCCTTCGTTAACGGGCGGCTTTGTTTGTGCGGGAGCTGAACTTGGTTTTTTCTTTGATGCAAAAAGGTCAGCCTCCATATCATCCATGTCCTGTACAAGGATAGATagacatgaaaacacaacaaaacagagctTTGTCTCTGCTTTTCCACATTTTATAATAACCAACCTTCATGTTCTTCAGTATGTCATCAGGATCTGCTGCTGAGACATCGGAGTCCttggacaaaaataaaaaaaaacataataacgAGGAGACAACAAAATCATTCTAAAATAAAAGAGACTGTAAAAGTATATATTCATCTATGTTTCACATCTGTCTACATACCTCAGCTTCCCCATCAGCCTTTACCTCCTCCGCTAGCATACTGAAGATGTTATCAGTGGCAGATGagctggagaagaaaaaaataaatgctaTTTGCTATCAGGAGTGAAAACTGATCATTTATAGTGTGTAGCTCTTTCATTTTTCCAACTTACCGATTTGCTGATCCACCACGGGTTGATTTCCCCAACACCGGGTGTTCTGATGAGTAAATTATTaagagaaaatatcaaaatacatGAATCTTTTACAGTGATAATACCAGACAAAACCGCAGAACTGGGCTCACTTACTTTTATCATCAAATAAGCTGTCAAGCAAATCATCATCTCCGAAGGAACCTTTGGGAAAACCAAGGGGGAGGGGATACGCTTTTACACAAGCTTGGAACTCTTTTAGTTATTACACTTAAGCATACCTtgtcttttgtgtgtatatgctgAATTTTGATTATATAAGCTGACAGCTCTGACATGTCTGGATTGTATACTGTATCCTGTATGACTAACGATACTTATACCATTGCTATTATGTAGTCCTTGGTTCTATTTCTACACCAAAATTCTACTCCTGCAGTCTCCTTTCTGCTCTGTACATTCAGCTATACTGCATGCCTCTCTGACCTGGAAGGATAGATGGTGTcatatgctgtacagattgtgaAGCCCTCTGAGACAaagctgtgttttatttggGCTACATATATAAACTATACAAACTCCTGCAGAGATATAATGATACAGTAGTGTAGCATTCATACAACATTGGAGGAACTTACTTTTGGATGCTTTTCCCTTCGGCTTTGTAGCCTGTAAATATCGATGAAATAAGTTATTTTACAGTTGGGATAGATTAACCTGGTCAGTGTAACCCGAAGCAAATATCACTGTATACTTACAAAAAGAGATTGAAActtgcatttatattttttaaaaatcctgttaacACcgataaacattaaaatgttgataatgGCAGCAGTCTGACTGACTCACCATGTTGAATCTCTGCTGGTAGCCGCCGGTTAGTTAAATCTGATTAGGCGTCTCCCGTCTCCATTGGTAACCATTCTGTTACACCGGCGAGCTTTCATGTTAAGGACTCAATACTGTGGTTAGTCATTATCTCTATAACATGCTTATCATGCTTTAACACAGTTGTGTTTAGTATCGACgtttatcatttaaaaattgGCCAGTTGACCTGAAGTAACGTTAAAATGAATCAGCGCCGCTACACATCTGATACAAACAGATACGGTTGTTTATTAGCCGTATTGCGCACATAAGCTAATTCATTCCTGTAATACAAACTTTATGATTGGCAATATAAAGTTTTTTTCCCTTAAAGCTAAACATTAACCTCAAGCTTCAATGTTTGATTTACTGCAGCAATAGCATAACCGTACCAACCCCGAACCGGCGCGAGACGTATGTTTCCTGTTTACACTTCTCAAAGCATTATGGGTAGTGAAGTTTTCTtcacaatctgtacagcaatacaacgTCCCCTGTCCTTGGACCCTCAATTCGAAAAAAAAGCCcttttaatggggaaaaaatggaagaaacctcacGAAgaacaacagaggagggatctctCTCccagaacagacagaaatgcataaagaaagacaaattacagaaatacagcaaagaaaacagGATGATGAgattataatggatttataatgtatataaagaatgtgatgaagaggacacTGAGCAACTTCcaggtgccaccagaacagaataAGACCTGAGCCATGCGATCTCCATCAACATGGAGACCTTGGAGGAGGACAGACTTATATcacaccattcacacacacggtggaagagacaagaaaagacattattcacagaggagagagaaaagggtaAAGACAtaattcagagagagagaggcatgaggtgaggctgaactcctgcaggattgagaaccagatccaaaacctcAGGAAATGGCACCAACAACCAGGGAAGCAGAGTGGTTCCAGGATGGGTGCTGGTCCAGCAAAGAGATgcctgagagaaaagagaggacaggaggagaaaaagaggagagcgGGAAAAAACAGAGAGGGGCACGCTCATGTGCTAGTAGAACAAACAGGAGGTTAGAGAGATGATATGGTTATCGGAACAgttgcaataatcaataatgttGTTGGCAGAACAGCGCTTAGTAAATTCATTAAGACAGAAACCGATCTGCCGTACAGTAGAAGGTAATGAACCAATCAATTAAAAGCAACTAATTGTAGGTTAAGGAAAAAGGATGAGTTTTAATAAGTATGATATCATAAGTagaaactttgacctgctggtggcaccaGAGGAAATATCAAgttatcctctggggaccatgaacaTCTGTAGgctacaaaatttcatggcaatccatctaattgttgttgagatatttcagtctggaccaaagtggtggaccaactgacagaccaacatggctaaaaatatcTACAAAAAATGTGTATGTTTGGGGGTATAAATTGTGAAGTTGCCTGTTTTTGACAGCTTCACCTGCTTGCTTATTTTGTGAAATCTACCAAACTAGTTTACCACCAGGTGGCATCAGAGCTTAGAAAATGAGTCAAAGCAAATCAGTTACAGCAAAACTGAAGAGCTGAATAATTTATCATCTGTAGCCTATATTTAATTCAGTGAGGTCTCGGTCTGATGTTGCACCCTTAATCAGCACAATGATAACTAGGCGAATCACCCTCCAGTGAGCACATTGCTCAAAGTTAGACTTAATGACACCATTCCTCATGAGGCTTCAGCCCTCCTGTGCTCCTGCAACACCATCACCTCATAATAGGCTTTTCAAGTATTTCAGAGTTGGAATCAGACAGACatgccatttctttttttccattcatcaTATTATGGTGAACAAACGTCTTTATGTTAAAGCGAAATACACTGTATTTCATGTTTGAGGAAATAAGTCCTCCTCTGTCAAACCATATTTGTGCAGACAGCATTTCAACTCTACGATTATCTTgacagattaaaaacaacaacataaaaatgtcttgaactatatctgctctgttctgtaaaTGTACATGCAAGTGATGATATGTAGtaaattattttgtaatgtaTGCCATGGGATCATCTTTTGAACTGTGATGACTGAGTGTTCGCTGTTCCATGCCCTTTATCAATATTCAggaattttgtgtgtgtgcacagaaaATCTAAAAGCAGGAAAGTCATCTCTTTATTTGATCAAAGGCAGAAATTGCTCAAATTGTTAACTTTGAATGTTTATAGAGATCAAAATTGATTGTAAAACAAAAGTTCAGATGGAAACACATGACTCATATCAACAGAAATCAGCACAGCAACGTCACTGACAAGCTCAGGCTCAGACAGAATCTATTATACTTTAAAAGAGTACTCAACAGAACAGAAATGCatgtcatttctttatttagTCAGTGGGCTTCCCCTGTCAGGACAAAGGAATTCATAGGAGGAGCCCTACCTgccatatacagtacagtaaaacgCTTGCCTTTAGCCCCTATTTCAGAAGAATTCAGGTCACTTATGAGATGATATGAGCAGCTACTCTTTAAGAAACATCCAGTCAAAAATCACTCTGTCCTTATACatgcattaaacacaaattattatattttgctAAAAGCAAGCAAAACAGTGAAATCAAAGAAAttattgtgtatgtttttttttatttatatggagGCACAGAACATGTCTTATTACTTAAAACCTTCATTGTATATCTTACTTCAAAGTGAAACTTTGGTTCTCATTCAGACAATAACGATATTGTAAAT
The genomic region above belongs to Thunnus albacares chromosome 17, fThuAlb1.1, whole genome shotgun sequence and contains:
- the LOC122967074 gene encoding fas-binding factor 1 homolog isoform X5, encoding MATKPKGKASKSSFGDDDLLDSLFDDKKHPVLGKSTRGGSANRSSATDNIFSMLAEEVKADGEAEDSDVSAADPDDILKNMKDMDDMEADLFASKKKPSSAPAQTKPPVNEGSKKDSAALESNVKPEGAAIKERVVSPPLHSDESTKRGKKPNSAPSSTARNYKKFTFSDLDDPLDDLLDDLLPDETKPESKASVQPTKPEKSVPSPSASPILKSETTNAAKKRGDLTFEDDKDDIMDALGFDSDKNKKKETALWPNRERSEPPQRARTRLDEILESLTSPRLLERPPTGERKDQPQSQDKQQQEKTSNVKETLLEDDLTFGSYQPTLGSTPEGRQSRRQSVRFSTEDVSASTPEKKPKPTAAPTSARSRNSADWLGLKTNDDYVEDDAKEKKTSTESPKVPSSPLLERKSSLTGGHAASAAKLSADTSAPTENITKQTKPEVSKSRKTEEEEDDWLAGALSRKKTQSVSNSEAKSSKQEDFLGLGEEVDLESFVSKQSTSQAPRSRDDTLASVKETGNTFLGQPSPAAHSTPVRDERTKQAVPPQNQTQNTQTAVQQQVTFTTDSLQQLLLQQQMMQSQLLGLGGVVDTGALQRLKEREQQPGDHHALQARIIQLEGQVKTLQLERDQSQMLLESVQQRHKQDMELMENAHKARVKLLEESAAQRETRARQECEDLMERLATVTRSAEQERSELQAQYQRKLAQAQQDRDREVERLRDLQRKSILEMKKDHEDQVQRLKRLKDEEIDAVTSATSQTRSLTVMIEQMEQFSSRLGELSSRVESTHEHTTHGLEQGARHRDEQLRIMQDRLAQQQKAMAEERAYLKEIISRMDTQLNEQQRQLEKERWKMTAEQAKAESSQRGLEEERRSLSMQINMEREELERAKSALLEEQKSVMQICAEERRKLAAEWARFHAQEKQRHERAEREVSSLLEKREGSIISLAQEQADLKLRTGELKQKEMAVAQERETVERLREEVDRDKDRISSTAVRLKTRAQEVEAFSKLAAEKYEEGERALQEAKRVEAEHEARLRNIHSQTERMRQQEQRILQERMRLSHLQKETERLRQDPPITSLPQIIPPVLPDTGSLMPNPELASTLNVPPPNLSSNSQSMALQASLALWKYTADKDREYLQEEQIFLDNLKKKSYRLSFNTD
- the LOC122967074 gene encoding fas-binding factor 1 homolog isoform X4, translated to MATKPKGKASKSSFGDDDLLDSLFDDKKHPVLGKSTRGGSANRSSATDNIFSMLAEEVKADGEAEDSDVSAADPDDILKNMKDMDDMEADLFASKKKPSSAPAQTKPPVNEGSKKDSAALESNVKPEGADESTKRGKKPNSAPSSTARNYKKFTFSDLDDPLDDLLDDLLPDETKPESKASVQPTKPEKSVPSPSASPILKSETTNAAKKRGDLTFEDDKDDIMDALGFDSDKNKKKETALWPNRERSEPPQRARTRLDEILESLTSPRLLERPPTGERKDQPQSQDKQQQEKTSNVKETLLEDDLTFGSYQPTLGSTPEGRQSRRQSVRFSTEDVSASTPEKKPKPTAAPTSARSRNSADWLGLKTNDDYVEDDAKEKKTSTESPKVPSSPLLERKSSLTGGHAASAAKLSADTSAPTENITKQTKPEVSKSRKTEEEEDDWLAGALSRKKTQSVSNSEAKSSKQEDFLGLGEEVDLESFVSKQSTSQAPRSRDDTLASVKETGNTFLGQPSPAAHSTPVRDERTKQDYPPQVTGPLSVAAASISHHQPHHFPSNKESRVRGGPKHVVDETSQPLTFSNLTSTVLPGSMGSVPPQNQTQNTQTAVQQQVTFTTDSLQQLLLQQQMMQSQLLGLGGVVDTGALQRLKEREQQPGDHHALQARIIQLEGQVKTLQLERDQSQMLLESVQQRHKQDMELMENAHKARVKLLEESAAQRETRARQECEDLMERLATVTRSAEQERSELQAQYQRKLAQAQQDRDREVERLRDLQRKSILEMKKDHEDQVQRLKRLKDEEIDAVTSATSQTRSLTVMIEQMEQFSSRLGELSSRVESTHEHTTHGLEQGARHRDEQLRIMQDRLAQQQKAMAEERAYLKEIISRMDTQLNEQQRQLEKERWKMTAEQAKAESSQRGLEEERRSLSMQINMEREELERAKSALLEEQKSVMQICAEERRKLAAEWARFHAQEKQRHERAEREVSSLLEKREGSIISLAQEQADLKLRTGELKQKEMAVAQERETVERLREEVDRDKDRISSTAVRLKTRAQEVEAFSKLAAEKYEEGERALQEAKRVEAEHEARLRNIHSQTERMRQQEQRILQERMRLSHLQKETERLRQDPPITSLPQIIPPVLPDTGSLMPNPELASTLNVPPPNLSSNSQSMALQASLALWKYTADKDREYLQEEQIFLDNLKKKSYRLSFNTD
- the LOC122967074 gene encoding fas-binding factor 1 homolog isoform X3, with amino-acid sequence MATKPKGKASKSSFGDDDLLDSLFDDKKHPVLGKSTRGGSANRSSATDNIFSMLAEEVKADGEAEDSDVSAADPDDILKNMKDMDDMEADLFASKKKPSSAPAQTKPPVNEGSKKDSAALESNVKPEGAAIKERVVSPPLHSDESTKRGKKPNSAPSSTARNYKKFTFSDLDDPLDDLLDDLLPDETKPESKASVQPTKPEKSVPSPSASPILKSETTNAAKKRGDLTFEDDKDDIMDALGFDSDKNKKKETALWPNRESEPPQRARTRLDEILESLTSPRLLERPPTGERKDQPQSQDKQQQEKTSNVKETLLEDDLTFGSYQPTLGSTPEGRQSRRQSVRFSTEDVSASTPEKKPKPTAAPTSARSRNSADWLGLKTNDDYVEDDAKEKKTSTESPKVPSSPLLERKSSLTGGHAASAAKLSADTSAPTENITKQTKPEVSKSRKTEEEEDDWLAGALSRKKTQSVSNSEAKSSKQEDFLGLGEEVDLESFVSKQSTSQAPRSRDDTLASVKETGNTFLGQPSPAAHSTPVRDERTKQDYPPQVTGPLSVAAASISHHQPHHFPSNKESRVRGGPKHVVDETSQPLTFSNLTSTVLPGSMGSVPPQNQTQNTQTAVQQQVTFTTDSLQQLLLQQQMMQSQLLGLGGVVDTGALQRLKEREQQPGDHHALQARIIQLEGQVKTLQLERDQSQMLLESVQQRHKQDMELMENAHKARVKLLEESAAQRETRARQECEDLMERLATVTRSAEQERSELQAQYQRKLAQAQQDRDREVERLRDLQRKSILEMKKDHEDQVQRLKRLKDEEIDAVTSATSQTRSLTVMIEQMEQFSSRLGELSSRVESTHEHTTHGLEQGARHRDEQLRIMQDRLAQQQKAMAEERAYLKEIISRMDTQLNEQQRQLEKERWKMTAEQAKAESSQRGLEEERRSLSMQINMEREELERAKSALLEEQKSVMQICAEERRKLAAEWARFHAQEKQRHERAEREVSSLLEKREGSIISLAQEQADLKLRTGELKQKEMAVAQERETVERLREEVDRDKDRISSTAVRLKTRAQEVEAFSKLAAEKYEEGERALQEAKRVEAEHEARLRNIHSQTERMRQQEQRILQERMRLSHLQKETERLRQDPPITSLPQIIPPVLPDTGSLMPNPELASTLNVPPPNLSSNSQSMALQASLALWKYTADKDREYLQEEQIFLDNLKKKSYRLSFNTD